The following proteins come from a genomic window of Novosphingobium aromaticivorans DSM 12444:
- a CDS encoding IclR family transcriptional regulator domain-containing protein has translation MLERRVKTVRALERGLDVLIEVQTRKAASLHELHLATGLPKATLLRMLVTLGQKGLVWQRLADGAYLPHVDRVERAPVTSSSHIAEIASPHMKALSTRVAWPSVLAAPRLDHMEILETNSPLFKLDSAILGPVGVKLSYIHTATGRAYLAACGDAERDSIIDRLRPRNPPEGSEAELRQMLLQVRQRGYATRDPLLPWPDRSKQLVLRDGRRSMAVPIMVAGAPIATINVTWPGRRGADEAVVQRHLDALKATARAIGRALEMNPN, from the coding sequence ATGCTGGAACGCAGGGTCAAGACCGTGCGCGCGCTCGAACGTGGGCTGGACGTGCTGATCGAAGTGCAGACGCGCAAGGCCGCCAGCCTGCACGAACTGCACCTCGCCACGGGCCTGCCAAAGGCAACGCTTTTGCGCATGCTGGTGACGCTGGGCCAGAAGGGGCTGGTGTGGCAGAGGCTTGCGGACGGTGCCTATCTGCCGCACGTGGACCGGGTCGAACGGGCGCCGGTGACGTCTTCCTCGCACATCGCCGAAATTGCCTCGCCGCACATGAAGGCGCTTTCCACGCGGGTGGCCTGGCCATCGGTGCTGGCCGCGCCGCGGCTCGATCACATGGAAATCCTCGAGACCAACAGCCCGTTGTTCAAGCTCGATTCGGCGATTCTCGGACCGGTCGGCGTGAAGCTGTCCTACATCCATACCGCGACCGGGCGCGCCTATCTGGCGGCCTGCGGCGATGCCGAGCGCGATTCGATCATCGACCGGCTGCGCCCGCGCAATCCGCCTGAGGGAAGCGAGGCGGAACTTCGCCAGATGCTGCTTCAGGTGCGCCAGCGCGGTTATGCGACCCGCGATCCGCTGCTGCCCTGGCCGGACCGGTCGAAGCAGCTCGTGCTGCGCGACGGGCGGCGGTCGATGGCGGTTCCGATCATGGTTGCCGGAGCGCCCATTGCCACGATCAACGTGACCTGGCCGGGGCGTCGTGGCGCAGACGAGGCGGTGGTCCAGCGGCATCTCGATGCGCTGAAGGCCACGGCCCGCGCCATCGGCAGGGCGCTGGAGATGAACCCGAATTAG